The Flavobacterium sp. 140616W15 sequence CACAACATCTCTGAAGCTTTCTGAGTTTTCGTAAGATCCATTAATTCTAAAAGCGATAGATTTACTAAGAGGCCCGTAAAAATCAAATGAAGGTTTATAGAACGAATAGCTTCCCATTTGCATTGATATTTCACCACCACTTTTAAAAGAAGGAGTTTTGGTTACCAGATTTAATATTCCACCTGGAGCTACATTACCGAATAATAAAGCAGAACCACCTTTAAGAAATTCAACTTTTTCTAAACCAGATACATCAGGAATAGAACCAGTATTATAACGAAAACCATTTTTAAACATATTGTTAGTAGACATGTCGTAACCTCTCGAGAAGAAAGATTCTTGAGCACCACCACGTGCAGATCCTACATAAATACCATTTGCGTTTTTTATAACGTCACTCAATCGTATCGCTTGTTGCTGCTCGATTATTTCGCTGCCTATTATTTGTATGTTTTGAGGATTGTCCATTGGTTTTAAGCCAGAACGAACTGCTGTAACTGGTTTAGGCTCTCTATTAGTAGTAATAATAACTTCATTAAGTACTTCGCCTTTTTTGTTTTTTACTGTATCAGTAATTGCTGTTGCAGTATCGCGGTTATCAGTTGTGTTTGCTCTTCCTTGTGCAAAACCTGACAGACCGAATAATAAACCTAGTGTAGGCAATAATATATATTTCATGTTTGTTTATTTGGAATAAAAAAAAATAACGATGCAAAAGTAATATCTAAGTTTTTATTTTCAAAACTTATTTAGATTAATTACAATTAGTTTTTAACAAATTTTTATAATTTGTTTGATAGCCCAAAAAAAGAAGGAAACCTTCGTTAGTATTAACTTAAGTTTCCTTCTTTTTTATTTGTTATTAACAATGCTATTTATTTAACCTCTATAGAATAAGTAGCCATTTTCCAGATCTCATCATATTTTTTTCCATTATGCTCACCACCACTTTTCTCAGTGTGAGCAAACTCTACCATATATTGTCCAGACCAAATTGGTGTAAATTCAAATTGTCCTTTCTCATCAGTATATAATTCTTTTTCCCAGCCATTAGGTGCGATTACTTTAATTTTTTGTTTTTTGGCAGCAACTCCATCATACGAAGCAATACCAGTTATTTTTGTGTTTTTCTTTGCTACATTAGCATTTTCAGAAAACAATCGAATTGTATTTTTGTTTGCTTCAGCAGTATTACCTGCTGTTTTGTTACCAACAACTACTGTCGCGCTTGAATTATAGTCTAATTTCATTGTACCATATACATCCTTTACCGTGTGTTGCATTACTACAGTATATACGCCATCTTCATCAGGAGTAAAGAATGCTTGGTATTTTTTGTCTAAAGCAGTTGGGGTTAATTTAATTTCTTTTTTAGATGGACTTATCAAAGTCAATGAAAAATCTTTTAAATCAGAAAACCATTTAGCAGCAGGAGTAATATCGTTATCTGAAAATTCCCCAAAGTATATAGAAATTTCTTGTGGTTTTCCTTTTGTACCTGTTGCTTTGGTTTCTATCCATAGCGCATGAGCAAATAATTGAGGGCTTAGTAATACAGTTAATAAAACTACTAGAGTTTTTAGGGGTGTTAATTTCATAATGAAAGTATTTAAGTTTCTTTGATAAATAATTATAGTGATCTCATTAATCTTGAAATCGTTAACAAAATTATAATTTAATATTTGTTTTCACAATATTTATTTAGACTAATTATTAATAAAAATTTAAGAAATTCCTTTTTATACTTATAACAAAAAATATATTGTGGTTCAGCTTTAACTTCTATTTCGACTATTGGCTATCTTGGGTTTTTAATTGTACCACCAATGGTTGGTTTTATCTCCGAATTTCTAAGCATGAAATGGGATTTTTTAATCATGGCTTTTTTAGGCGGAATGATGATTTTAATGGTGAATAAAATTGGAGTAGAGGAGGAGGTTTTAAGGTGCAGAGTGACAAAGGTGCAGAGTGACAAAGGTGCAGAGTGACAAAGGTTCTAAGGGGTTAAGTTTTTAGCATTTTTTGTTTTTATGCTATCGCGAGCGTCTCGCTCGTGATTATTGTTTTATCTCAAATACACCTATCATTTCGTTTAAGAGCTTGGGTTCTTCTTTTGTAATTCTGTCTTCTTGTTCGGCTACAATAATGATATCCGTTATATAATCATATTCTATTCTACTTTTTATTTTTCCTCGTTTTAGAATTTTATTCAATTTATCTTCACGAACATAATCCAGATTCTGATTTTTTATTTCTTTCCAAAAATATTCAACAAATTCCCCTGAGCCTTCATTGAAAATTGTAAATACACTTTCAATTTTATATTTTAAAGAAGAAATTTTTTTATATTCAGGGCTTGGGTTTAGAGCACTATTTTTCCATTCAATATGGCATTTTTCTACATCAGATAGATTCTCTTCTGTCCACATGTATGGAGGAAATTTTTTAAATGCTTTAATTGCAATATCAATTGCTTTAGAGAGTTTTATAGCTTCAGTTTCATAATTTGCTTTTTGTTTCATAAAAGATTTATTTCTTAGCTATTTGGATTTATTTTTAGAATAATCATTTTTTATCGCTTTAACCAGTTCGATGATTCCGTATATAATTAAGTGTAGTGTTAGAAATGCTAAACCATAAAATAAGACCGATAAAGAACCTCCATATTTAAAATTATTTTCATCTGAAAAAATATAAAGCATGAAAAGGGTATAGGCTGAAAATACGATTAAGTTTAGTTTGAAGCTTTTCTTTTTGGTCAAGATGAAACCTAAACAAAAATAAAAAAATACAACAATGTAGCACAAATATAAAAACGAGAAGTCTGAATCAGTTGGAAACATTCAAAATGTATTTATTAATGTCGTATTTCAGTTTTTATAACTTTAAAAGAACTATTTCTTAACCATAACAAACTTCTCCGAAGATAATTTTCCTTGAAGTTTCCCTGAAATTTCTGCTGTCAAAGTATTATTAGCATCTTTTGTATAGCTGATTTTTTGAGGATAATCGTGTTTTGGATTTTCGAAAACCAATCCTTTTTCAGTAGAGGCAGTCAACTCAAAAGCAACTGGTTCATCGTTATTTTGCCCTTTTACAGTAGCGTTATAAGTTAAGATTTCTCCTTTTTGCTGTAGTTTGATTGTTTCAAAATGAATCGTGTCTTTTCCTTTAATGAAATAAGAACTTCCTTGAAAAGTACTATCATTTACTTTACTCCATGTTTCAGTTAAAGTGCCTTGTGGAGTAACATTCTCCCATTTTCCAATAAGCCAGTCAGCAGCTTTTATTTTGTCTTTCTCAGGAGACTCAGCTTTTTTGCAAGAAACAATAGCTAATAAAAGAATTATGAGGGTAATTTTTTGAAACATTAATTTGAATATTAGGTGGTTATTTTGAAATGCTAAATTATAAAAAAAAGAATAGTGAAATGAGAAAATGAGAAAATGAGAAAATGAGAAAATGAGAAAATGAGAAAATGAGAAAATGTGAAAATGTGAAAATGTGAAAATGTGAAAATGTGAAAATGTGAAAATGTGAAAATGTGAAATATAAATGGTAAACATCTAATCTCTTATTTTACATCTGCCTCTTTACATCTTGTCTCGGCCATTTTACACGCATAGATTTAACTTCTTCATATCTAGTGCGAACTACAAAGGATAGCATAAACGAGTTCTTTGGTAGGTTTTTGATCTTTTAGTTTCTCTCTAACGGTATCAAAATCTACTTTAAAGTCGCAGCCTAATTTATAATTGCCACAACCATAAGCCGTTTTTCCTTTCATAATCGTTCCTTTTTTGCATTTAGGACACGCTAAAGAGTCTGGTGTTGCTGTTGAAGTTGCTTTAGGCGTTGCTTTTTTAGGTTCTAGTTTGAGTTTGTAGTTTTCTTCAAAACGAATCAAACCTTCTACTGTACCAGCATCGGTTTTAAAGCCTTTTATGTTTACAGTTGATCCTTTCTGAACTAATCTTAAATATTGGTTTTCTGATATTTTTTTGTCTGCAAAAGTATAAGGCAATACAAAATCACAACCTGCTTTATAATTGCCACAACCATAAGCTGATTTTCCTTTTATAAGGGTTGCTTTTTGACATTTCGGACAGGTTTCTGCTAAAATTCCTGCGGCTTTCTTTTTCTCAACTTTGGCA is a genomic window containing:
- a CDS encoding DUF4198 domain-containing protein; this translates as MKLTPLKTLVVLLTVLLSPQLFAHALWIETKATGTKGKPQEISIYFGEFSDNDITPAAKWFSDLKDFSLTLISPSKKEIKLTPTALDKKYQAFFTPDEDGVYTVVMQHTVKDVYGTMKLDYNSSATVVVGNKTAGNTAEANKNTIRLFSENANVAKKNTKITGIASYDGVAAKKQKIKVIAPNGWEKELYTDEKGQFEFTPIWSGQYMVEFAHTEKSGGEHNGKKYDEIWKMATYSIEVK
- a CDS encoding DUF6265 family protein; the encoded protein is MFQKITLIILLLAIVSCKKAESPEKDKIKAADWLIGKWENVTPQGTLTETWSKVNDSTFQGSSYFIKGKDTIHFETIKLQQKGEILTYNATVKGQNNDEPVAFELTASTEKGLVFENPKHDYPQKISYTKDANNTLTAEISGKLQGKLSSEKFVMVKK